The following are from one region of the Aequoribacter fuscus genome:
- the cyoE gene encoding heme o synthase, with protein sequence MATSSATVATRPRFKDFYTLTKPNVVALMIVTSVIGMFMAVDGWVPWQPLVLGNLGIALCAGAAAAVNHVIDHRIDTKMARTANRPVATGVVSSTQAVIFAAALGAIGMAILLLWVNALTAWLTLASLVGYAFIYTMFLKRATPQNIVIGGLAGAAPPLLGWTAVTGEVHGHGLLLALIIFAWTPPHFWALAIHRKEEYALVDIPMLPVTHGDAFTRLHILLYTIVMFIITVLPFVTRLSGPIYLAGAVILGLVFLYWALAMMFHWREDAPIQTFKYSILYLLLLFVVMLVDHYIYPTATL encoded by the coding sequence CAGTGGCGACCCGCCCAAGGTTTAAAGATTTTTACACGCTGACCAAACCGAACGTCGTGGCTCTAATGATTGTAACGTCTGTCATTGGAATGTTTATGGCGGTCGACGGCTGGGTACCTTGGCAACCCCTCGTTCTCGGTAACCTAGGTATCGCACTGTGCGCGGGCGCCGCCGCTGCCGTGAACCATGTTATTGACCACCGCATCGATACGAAGATGGCGCGCACAGCGAATCGACCCGTTGCCACGGGCGTGGTCTCGAGCACACAAGCGGTGATCTTCGCGGCCGCTCTGGGTGCCATCGGGATGGCAATCCTTTTATTGTGGGTAAATGCGCTGACGGCGTGGCTCACCTTAGCCTCGTTAGTGGGATATGCCTTCATTTACACCATGTTTTTGAAGCGGGCGACGCCACAAAACATCGTGATAGGTGGTCTAGCCGGCGCTGCGCCACCATTGCTGGGCTGGACCGCTGTTACCGGTGAGGTACATGGCCATGGCTTGTTGCTGGCCCTGATTATTTTTGCGTGGACCCCCCCCCACTTTTGGGCGTTAGCTATTCACCGCAAAGAAGAATATGCCCTAGTTGATATTCCTATGCTACCTGTGACACATGGCGATGCGTTCACTCGTTTACACATCCTTCTCTACACCATCGTCATGTTCATCATTACGGTTTTACCCTTTGTCACGCGATTGAGCGGGCCGATTTATCTGGCAGGTGCGGTTATTTTGGGTTTGGTCTTTTTGTACTGGGCTCTCGCTATGATGTTTCACTGGCGAGAAGATGCGCCCATCCAGACATTTAAATATTCGATTTTGTATTTGTTATTACTGTTTGTGGTTATGTTGGTAGACCACTATATCTACCCGACAGCGACTTTGTGA